The following proteins come from a genomic window of Daphnia carinata strain CSIRO-1 chromosome 8, CSIRO_AGI_Dcar_HiC_V3, whole genome shotgun sequence:
- the LOC130700146 gene encoding uncharacterized protein LOC130700146 has product MIKSILLTVFASLVVAVLSSPEPAELKPVNGPQPKYEKIEIPHCAKNTTKAWCLEDSEYPQYEIQQALERHYQAGVLDLYKDVLAKTSSSVDGIDKLNDEVYLCPSSTGYVQPLRAINVEGKWRTIVNRVESYGVKYTQTARVEECNVVVGTSCSLVPSCYPSKCVQKAVFNRFLVYDANEYTFPFSIEKFRLPGSCSCVVGAFHL; this is encoded by the exons ATGATCAAGTCTATTCTGTTGACG GTCTTTGCTTCATTAGTAGTTGCTGTCTTGTCGTCGCCCGAGCCTGCCGAGTTAAAGCCAGTTAATGGTCCTCAACCCAAGTacgagaaaattgaaattcctCACTGTGCTAAAAACACAACAAAGGCCTGGTGTCTCGAAGACTCTGAATATCCTCAATACGAGATCCAACAAGCCCTGGAACGTCACTACCAAGCTGGCGTCTTAGACTTGTACAAGGACGTGCTGGCCAAGACTTCCAGTTCAGTTGATGGAATCGATAAGTTAAACGATGAAGTTTACCTATGCCCGAGTTCCACCGGTTACGTCCAACCTCTTCGAGCCATCAACGTGGAAGGCAAATGGCGAACGATCGTCAATCGGGTCGAATCTTACGGCGTTAAATACACGCAAACTGCTCGTGTAGAAGAGTGTAATGTTGTAGTTGGCACCAGTTGCTCTTTGGTGCCTTCTTGTTACCCATCGAAATGCGTTCAGAAGGCTGtgttcaatcgttttttagTTTACGATGCCAATGAGTACACTTTCCCATTCTCTATTGAGAAATTTAGACTGCCCGGTTCGTGCAGCTGCGTTGTTGGTGCTTTCCACCTTTAA
- the LOC130700137 gene encoding neurotrophin 1-like yields the protein MALQMMLLGLLIVAALAEPEPKAEPAADPQYYPKYEPKYPQPSYSKPSYKPSYPAYPEYKPSYDYSYKKDSYYCDPRTPPRCANSSATFCLSDYEYPSREIQYAIEYDPLILKKYADVPVQSADNLVEGVSSSEEDKFDYSHYNGKTFDQSNWIGGAGYICPSDVIYARPKRALNVEGEWRVIVQDVAYYTQTQRVETCLFAGASCRTLAPCHRSSCVQKYVYHRMLSFDPCNAQRGLFIDIYKLPSACSCRIPA from the exons ATGGCATTGCAAATg ATGTTACTTGGTTTGCTGATTGTTGCCGCATTGGCCGAACCGGAGCCGAAGGCGGAACCTGCTGCAGATCCACAATATTATCCGAAATACGAGCCCAAATATCCGCAGCCATCGTATTCTAAACCATCCTACAAACCCAGTTATCCTGCATACCCTGAATATAAGCCGAGTTACGACTATTCTTACAAGAAAGACAGCTATTACTGTGATCCTCGTACTCCACCCAGATGCGCCAACTCGTCCGCCACGTTCTGCCTCAGTGACTACGAATATCCATCTCGAGAAATTCAG TATGCCATCGAATACGACCCGCTGATTTTGAAGAAATACGCTGATGTCCCCGTCCAATCGGCTGACAATTTAGTGGAGGGCGTTAGCTCGTCCGAAGAAGACAAATTCGATTATTCTCACTACAACGGAAAAACCTTCGACCAGAGCAACTGGATCGGAGGCGCAGGATACATCTGCCCTAGCGACGTTATATATGCACGACCTAAACGCGCTTTGAACGTTGAAGGTGAATGGCGTGTCATTGTTCAAGACGTAGCCTATTACACTCAGACCCAGCGTGTTGAAACGTGCTTGTTTGCTGGAGCATCGTGCCGCACTCTGGCACCCTGTCACCGCAGTTCGTGCGTCCAGAAATACGTCTACCATCGTATGCTTTCCTTTGACCCCTGCAATGCTCAAAGAGGCCTTTTTATTGACATTTACAAGTTGCCATCAGCTTGCTCCTGTCGTATACCCGCTTGA
- the LOC130700140 gene encoding neurotrophin 1-like — translation MKLSILLVSAMLIAGVFSQSQKATTNRPSLHQRKASFLQRSKPRQNPNSPLPQGKRVEYVYCDPRSPPNCVKNLNETFCLKDVDYPEKDIKYYIEYDPLVSKKHADVAAQSADNLVDGVTSLEEKHFDYSLYNGSPFSRGNWVGGDGYVCPSDVLYVRPKRALNVEGEWRVIVQDNYTQTQRFETCLFPGASCRTIAPCYRTKCVQKYIYQRMLSYDPCDVTKGLFIDIFKFPSTCSCHIPKRFY, via the exons atgaaattgtctATT TTGTTGGTTTCAGCTATGCTGATTGCTGGCGTATTTTCACAATCACAAAAGGCCACAACTAATAGACCTTCACTCCATCAAAGGAAAGCATCTTTCCTTCAACGTTCAAAGCCTCGCCAGAACCCCAACAGTCCACTACCCCAAGGTAAACGAGTTGAATACGTTTACTGCGATCCCCGCTCTCCGCCAAACTGCGTGAAAAATTTGAACGAAACGTTTTGTTTGAAAGACGTCGACTATCCTGAAAAAGACATAAAG TACTACATCGAATACGACCCGTTGGTGTCGAAGAAACACGCCGATGTTGCAGCCCAATCGGCAGATAATTTGGTGGATGGTGTCACGTCGTTGGAGGAAAAGCACTTTGATTATTCGCTGTACAACGGTAGTCCATTTTCAAGAGGTAACTGGGTCGGTGGCGATGGATATGTTTGCCCCAGCGATGTCCTTTACGTCCGCCCTAAAAGAGCATTGAACGTGGAAGGCGAATGGCGAGTGATTGTGCAAGACAATTACACGCAAACTCAACGTTTCGAAACATGTTTATTTCCCGGAGCTTCTTGCAGAACTATAGCCCCTTGCTATCGCACAAAATGCGTCCAAAAATATATTTACCAACGCATGTTATCCTACGATCCGTGCGATGTCACCAAGGGTTTGTTTATCGATATCTTCAAATTCCCATCAACGTGCTCGTGTCACATACCTAAAAGATTTTACTGA